Genomic DNA from Heteronotia binoei isolate CCM8104 ecotype False Entrance Well chromosome 8, APGP_CSIRO_Hbin_v1, whole genome shotgun sequence:
GAAGTCGACGGAGCTGCTGATCCGCAAGCTGCCCTTCCAGCGGCTGGTGCGCGAGATCGCGCAGGACTTCAAGACCGACTTGCGCTTCCAGAGCTCCGCCGTGATGGCGCTGCAGGAGGCGAGCGAAGCCTACCTGGTGGGGCTGTTCGAGGACACCAACCTGTGCGCCATTCACGCCAAGAGGGTGACCATCATGCCCAAGGACATCCAGCTGGCCCGCCGCATCCGCGGGGAGAGAGCTTAAGCGCCCTGCAGCGCCagaaacaccgcccccccccccccaagaccctaAAGGCTCTTTTAAGAGCCACTCCAGATTCACGCGGAAAGAGCTGTTCGCTGATCCCTTTGCTTATATATTGttggaaaaaaaattgaatttcTACAGGTTGTTAAAACTACTTAAGGTACTCGCCATATGCGtaattttaaaacattccagGGCTGAGCAGTAAGTACTTCGTACCCTTAGAAGTTGATTCCGCTAAACCGAACTTTGCCTGTCCTAACCAATAGGAAATCACCAGTGACTGCTAGCCAGTAGGATTACTCAAGCGGGCTAGGCTAGTTTGTTGAGGTCTTTTCTGATTGCTCGAGCAGTTTAAAAGATGAAAGCCCGCGCATTTTTTGCAGACTGCGCTACGAGGGCTCTGGGTTTCTATAAGCGTATTGTGAAGCTGATTCGGGCGAGCTCATGCTGAAGTAAATGTTAGCTTTCAGTCTAGTTTGAATAAGCGTATGCTTATCGTGCTGATAGAGGCGGCTGCAGCTTTCCTCAAATGTACTGCGGATTAGGTTCTATGGGGATGGGCTGCTCCGGTGGTGACTCCGCGGTCGACTAACTCGGAAGCTGTGTCGTCGTGTTCCAGGTTACCCAGTCAGGACCATAATTGTTTTGTGAATTCGGAACAACAAATAACATTAGACAGTATTTAGCTTTCGCATGTAGTTTTCACAATTGGGCAGACAAAGATGCACGACTAACAAGAAAGTAGGGGCCCGCGCTTCGGCAGTTGCGCAGGTGGGATGAAAATAGCTCTGCTGCTACCAATGGCATGCTTTCCTTCACTGAAATCTTAAGGCTGGAGGAAACGACTAGGTGTTTGAAGTTGAAGAACTGGGTGGAGTCAGATCAGTGGTTTCAGCCACCTGGTTTTAGAAGTGTAGGGAGGCAGAACACTGGCGCTCCATTTCCTGCTGAGAAAAATGCCATTCATGCTTTCCAAGCAGTTAACCGTTCCTGatgaccctttaaaaaaaaaagtttctgtgATTAGCCGTTGTTGCTGGTATGATATAAGTCAGTAAATAAAAGAATGCTGTGCTACAGCCTTTGATCATGGAGCAAAGGGAACATCTCATTTGGGATTTCAGAATGCTATTTGGCATGTAGTTGGATATAATGAGGGGGACGGTGGGAAGGTGTTTCTATTCAAACTAATGTCTGTAAATGCTTGGACCCCAAGTTGGTTAAAAAGCGCACCTGCCATGTCTTTTTTGTGCCTCCAGAATAACATTCTTTGTTTAATCAGATCTTCACCACCTGAGATAATCTTGTCCTGTGTTGCAGGCTGCGACCACAGTGATCTCAGACAGTAAATGCCAGCCTGAGTCAAAGAACAGCATGCCTAATGTACATGAACCTAAGCTATATTCTATAAGGTAAGGCACCCCTCTCCTGGGTTTTTGTGGGCCTTCAGGGGGGGGAAAAAGTGTGTcttgggaattctgacacagggaggTTGGAattaaccacaaaatggctgctgtaggatgTGGAACTAACCACAAAAATGTTAAGGAGTGAGGTAGAggcatagtgttggaagggactgccagggtcatctagtccaaccccctgcacaatgcaggaaattcgtaaatacctcctccacacacacccagtgacacctgctccaaacccagaaaatggcaaaaaacaaaTAACCCTTCCAGGAtgcctggcctggagaaaaattgctgcctgaccccgaaGTGACAACCAACATTTtcctggatgtgtaagaagggacaatgagaactaagcactgatgcaacccatccTTTCCTCCTCGTGATCTGTCTAaatccacagaatcagcattgctgtcaaatggcctctagcttctgtttaaaaacctccaaagtaggaggggagcccaccaccttttgaggaagcctgttccactgaggaactgctctgtcaggaagttcttcctaatgtttaattaaaaactcttgatttaatttcagcctgttggttctggtccagtcttctggggcaacagaaaacaactctgcaccatcctctgtgcATAATTCAGATAATAGGTCTTAAACTTTTAAGACAGAAGCTCTATTTAATgaagtggtttttaaaattcatgttatttataaatattttcttgcatacccACAGAATAGTATACATATTGAGCTAGCTAAGAAACCCTCATCTGGCAGTATCTGTCTTCATTTTGCCTCCATGTAATGGAAGAGGAATGCTTGTGTTCTGACTATTCCTGTACCTGCTGAACCCTTCTGTCTTGAGCTGAGTCATTTTTAACCTGAACTGTTACTTGTAACACTTACTGTTGGTGCTTGAATGGCTGGTGAGAACTCTGTGCATGTGCACAGCAAGAGATTCTGGACAGACTTGGATAGGATCTTAAGTAATTTTTGAAAAGTAAACAAAATCTGATGGAGTTAAGTAATTGTCAACTTCCACTTGAATTATAAGATTATGTGTAAATTGGCAATATTTGATTTCAATAAAAGTTCAAATTACCGGTATGTGTTTTAAGCATTTCAGCCATGCAGTCTAATACTGCTCAGCCAGAATTCCACTGTGTTTTTAGAATATCACTGCTGTTTGCACAGGTAAAAAATATATAAAGCCACTGTCTATATTATGCTGTCACAAAACTCAGCCCCTTTCGGCCCTGCCCAGTTTCTATAACCATTTGTCAGATGCCAGGAAAGGTGGTAGCAGGCACCTTGTTGGGGATGATCCTTGGTCTAGGAAGCATTTCATATATGGACATTTTTGTGAAGCCTGATGGGATGAATAGCTTTCACCCTGCAAGTTAGTGTTTAGTCTCTTTAAATTTAGAAATTGATTGCACGACAGTAATATTTAATTTCTTCCTGGAGTTTCTCACTGAAACGGTTTCATTTAGGGTTACTTGAGCACCTGCTGGTTTGGCTCATTTTCTGATCACCAGTCACAGCCAGGGAGCCAATTTTTCTGCTGTTCATGAATAATTTGAGCATGTTTGGCAGGTTGTGTGAAAGGCAGCATATTACACGTGTTTTTGTGAAGCCCAAAAGGAATTTATATTTCCTATAACAGCCATACCTCTTATAGCTGCACATTGCTTTGCTGTCagttgttttaaaaagggaaagctAGTCATAAACACtatggttttaaaaaatctttgtgttgacCTAAATCCATATTCCAGTAATACTAATACCTGATCTGTCCATATATGAAATGCTGCCAATCTGTACAGACCAGATATTACTGTTTTGCAGTAAGTGGCTCCTTGGGTATCCATCAGACCTGGTCAGCCTGTTTCTTTACTTTCTCAGGTAGTTAATGAGACTGCTTGGTGTAAACTGTACTGGTCTTTGTCCCCATTTGAAGGAGTAAAGGAGATGTAGTTATATCTTAAGGACTGACTATAGAAAATGGGCTGGTGTATTTATTGCATTTGGGATGGTTGCTAGAAACATGTAGGCAAATGCAGTCATTTGATTTTTGGTAAACAATGGTGTTTATATGTTCATCACATTAGCCCTGTTCACACGTTACAGTGA
This window encodes:
- the LOC132576283 gene encoding histone H3 codes for the protein MARTKQTARKSTGGKAPRKQLATKAARKSAPATGGVKKPHRYRPGTVALREIRRYQKSTELLIRKLPFQRLVREIAQDFKTDLRFQSSAVMALQEASEAYLVGLFEDTNLCAIHAKRVTIMPKDIQLARRIRGERA